In the Ranitomeya imitator isolate aRanImi1 chromosome 2, aRanImi1.pri, whole genome shotgun sequence genome, tggtccagtctatagcttacctcttcataaaaactgattagattggtttgacaggagcgatttctcataaacccatgctgatatggagttaaacagttattctcattgagataatccagaataacatccctcagaaacccttcaaatattttaccaacaatagaggttagacttactggcctataatttccaggttcacttttagagccctttttgaatattggcaccacatttgctatgcgccagtcctgcggaacagaccctgtcgctatagagtcactaaaaataagaaataatggtttatctattacattacttagttctcttagtactcgtgggtgtatgccatccggacccggagatttatctattttaatcttatttagccggtttcgcacctcttcttgggttagattggtgacccttaatatagggttttcattgtttcttgggatttcacctagcatttcattttccaccgtgaataccgtggagaagaaggtgtttaatatgttagctttttcctcgtcatctacaaccattctttcctcactattttttaaggggcctacattttcagtttttattcttttactattgatatagttgaagaacagtttgggattagttttactctccttagcaatgtgcttctctgtttcctttttggcagctttaattagttttttagataaagtatttttctccctatagttttttagagcttcaatggtgccatcctgctttagtagtgcaaatgctttctttttactgttaattgcctgtcttacttctttgtttagccacattgggtttttcctatttctagtccttttattcccacaaggtataaaccgcttacactgcctatttaggatgttcttaaacatttcccatttattatctgtattctcatttctgaggatattgtcccagtctaccagattaagggcatctctaagctgttcaaactttgccttcctaaagttcaatgtttttgtgactccctgacaagtccccctagtgaaagacaggtgaaactgcacaatattgtggtcgctatttcctaaatgcccaaccacctgcagatttgttattctgtcaggtctattagatagtattaggtctaaaagtgctgctcctctggttggattctgcaccaattgtgaaagataatttttcttggttattagcagaaacctgttgcctttatgggtttcacaggtttctgtttcccagttaatatccgggtagttaaagtcccccataaccaggacctcattatgggttgcagcttcatctatctgctttagaagtagactttccatgctttctgttatatttgggggtttgtaacagaccccaatgagaattttgttaccatttttccctccatgaatttcaacccatatggactcgacatcctcattcccttcgctaatatcctcccttaaagtggactttagacaagactttacatagagacaaacccctcctcctctccgatttttacgatcctttctaaacagactgtaaccctgtaagttaactgcccagtcatagctttcatctaaccatgtctcggttattcccactatgtcaaagttacctgtagatatttctgcttctagttcttccatcttgtttgtcaggcttctggcgtttgcgagcatgcagtttagaggattttgttttgttccaatctcctcactgtggattgttttagaaatgttcttacctcccttctgagtatgttttcctgggtcgtctttgttcgagtctaatgtttttcttcccgtcccctcttcttctagtttaacgccctcctgatgagtgtagcgagtcttctggcgaatgtgtgtttcccaggtttgttgaggtgtagtccgtctctggcgaggagtccatcataccagtaattcacaccgtggtccaggaatccaaatccttgttgtctgcaccatcgtcttagccagttgtttgcatcaaggatcctgttccatctcctggtgccatgcccgtctactggaaggatagaagaaaaaactacctgtgcatccagttcctttactttcttccccaactcttcaaagtccttgcagattgtcggtaggtccttccttgccgtgtcattggtgccaacatgtatcagaagaaatgggtggacgtccttggagctgaagagctttggtatcctatcggtcacatccttgatcatcgcacctggaaggcagcatacttctcttgcagttatgtccggtctgcagatggctgcttcggtgcctctcagtagtgagtctcccaccaccaccactcttcgttgcttcttggctgtactttttgctgtcacttgttgctgtgtgcccttttcttttttgcttgctggtattgcttcattcttaggtgtgccatcttcatcctctacaaagatttgatatcggttcttcagttgtgtggttggtgatttctccatggtcttcttgcttcttttggtcacatgcttccactcatctgcttttggaggttctctgacactttttgcaccttctgtgaccagtagagatgcttctgttctgtctagaaagtcttcattctctttgatgagtttcaaagttgctattctttcttccagaccccgcaccttttcttctaaaagggccactagtctacacttctgacaggtgaaattggattcttcttctggtcgatctgtgaacatgtagcacatgctgcagctcaccatgtaggttgtcacatctgccatgttgctcctagatcctgctgacttgctgtgtgttttccttcttgtgtaatctactcagccaagctctcttgcaataatgtcctacaggcaaaaattttacggcgcgcggtttggtgatgctttcgaagcagctggtcccggctgtacccaacgatcttctagcttagggagacttcgcttctcccagaaggcacctggaatatgcaaattagcctcctgaagcttgaatccctggtttggtgatgctttcgaagcagctggtcccggctgtacccaacgatcttctagcttagggagacttcgcttctcccagaaggcacctggaatatgcaaattagcctcctgaagcttgaatccctggtttggtgatgctttcgaagcagctggtcccggctgtacccaacgatcttctagcttagggagacttcgcttctcccagaaggcacctggaatatgcaaattagcctcctgaagcttgaatccctggtttggtgatgctttcgaagcagctggtcccggctgtacccaacgatcttctagcttagggagacttcgcttctcccagaaggcacctggaatatgcaaattagcctcctgaagcttgaatccctggtttcttcttaagtgttgtatggtagacagccaacctgtagttaactgtcctgccgctgtttgaagtaatgcgtggagacagttacttcctcggtgctccggccaccgactatgcgcctcagtaggatgttgccgttctcggggcacgactcctactggctctcatatgtacttgatttcgttttctcactgtccacaatatccttcgctttgtgtcctttctttagataccgccgcaaggtagtgcaggcgcggttccgtaacaatctgtcctttcgctgggtacctgccagatttcccagttctgacaggtcttcCCTGGAGCTCTCTCAGGCTTCGTtctcctaacttcctgtccaacccctagttttaccagtgtgaggagtgacctaataaataggacttttgctccctctagtggctggagtgtgaagtgtaatgtgtgctgtgttacctggtcagaagaactcctttagtgccatcagacgtaccatcactccccttagtgtcagagcgacgttactgcaacgaccagatctctggggcgctgcatttacatGTTGTAAATTGATAAAGTAATCCATTAACAATTCTATTTTAACAGAATTCTTATTTTGCAGcaaaaaacttttgcacagtacagtatacattgtagtgcagcggtatcctCGCTGCTCAttgagaaggcagtgacccagcaaaagttcaaaataaagtcatGTTTAATGTACAGATGTACAGTGTACTCACAAAGAGAGAGTAAATTGGATCatccggatcgcagctgggaaaacaaagacagtccgtgaccagttgccgtgggctaCGTTGCCAGGCTTTTTTGCTCCgcttggccctgtgttgcctcacacaggtagtGCTCTGCAGAGTCGACTGCTCTGCCTGCatgcaagaccaaaactgacacccccaaccctctgctgcaaagGTTTTTATAATAACTTGTGGCCATagaccacatggaaaacccggcccgGGAGAAGAAATTGACCAACCCCACTACCTTCCTATTgtctgtttcaaaaataaaagtccatgacatgttttcctaaatctgccttgaacaaatagcttgcccaaagcCAACaatcacttttattctgcattgcaaccacagctatacctgtgactgcaatgcactcccacggccttcatatgcttctttgcacatcctgggggagacatagcgaccctcgcatataacaccggcCACTGCCTCACAACATGCACATGTACTcactcacagacagatggagaagtcacatctatgatcagctctaatcctgccatctccaccattctcattacacaagtataaaacatataatactggtggataaaacaagactgagcacaagaccttcacagccatctacacatcataggggagatctcatgacaccttctctccatctacctgatgatcctgaggaacatggggattttcttgtttacagtcctgtggacgaagaggacggggacatctctctggtgttgtcttcTTGCTGGATAGAACTAGAGGAAATGCATATAAggtctgaattcattctttacatacagataataatagcccatgtgtatttagtcctattacctggtgatgtgaggggctggggaacctccatcatgacgtccttgtacagatctttgtgtccttctacatACTTCCACTCCTCaatggagaaatagatggtgacatcctcacaccttataggaacctgatacatacaatgataccgtcatccccccagtcgcttcatagcgttactgcataatgtcccagcattttcaggagtgtcacctctccagtcagcagctctatcatcttgtaggcgagttctaggattttctggtcattgatgtcctcttgtATCAGGGGATGAAGTGGAGGCCCTGTAATTGGGcttaggggtcttccccatccctcagacacactgtcctgacagcgctcactagaggtcttcttcactactgtgtaatcctggttatggggagacacattaataaatctcactacaaacATTCCCAGAGtcttcacctctccagttctgtccatctgttattcccatagataagaatgatgtaatgtgacgtcatcagaatctctcacctctccagtaagccggaagaggatctctaaggTGAGGTGTAATACCCTCTCCATCTTGTCTCTATctctatccatccttgatgggtaaatcaggaaaattctcttatatagaagatctccattaAGAGgttccgatattgtagggacctgaatgggaagATGAAccaatgtaacatcataaagaatccCGTGTAATACAATTACTGAAGATAATAAGGGGAACCATATGAGGTGATAgaacgtgtagatgttgtattctctcTTTGTGTGGACTGGTCCCTCTAGTTTGGGGAGACAAGCAAGTACAGTACTTGTCTGTTGAGTTTGACATGGAGGTGCAGGTTGTGTGTGATAGAGAGGGACTTGGGAGTgtaggctctgtgcatgtgtgtaatACAAGGGAATTTAGGGGAGCAAACTAggactaaattatttttttaaactcttttcaAGGGCTAGgtgattattttttaaataaagtgttaaattaaaaaaaaaatgtagaccaTTTTCAATTATAATCTCGACTTTCTGTTCTTTTTGCTAAACTGGGTTAAGATACAGTAAGTCTAAAAATAAAAAGACAGTATATTACTCACACCTGGAGCTTCTGTAGTCACCTGTCCTTTGTCCTTTCTTGGTCTCTTAAACATTATGAGAGAGTGTCCCTGACAGTAGTAATAGTAAGGCTAAATTCCATCACATGGAATAGCCAGTCATATAATAGTCCAAAATAAAGCAGCACAAAGTCGGGACAGCAATAATCCACTTTAGTTGGCAGGGAATAAAAAAAGGTGTCATGCCTCAGCCTCTGTTGTAAGACTTGACTCACATCTGCTTTTAAGTTCTTTTCATTGTTTCattttaacccatttctgacatatGATGCAATGGTACTTTCTGTGTTGGGTCCTTGTCTTTGGTGCAGTCTCAGGAACTGAGCCTGCATGATTACCAGCAGATGAAGGCTGTAttgcacagccatcatctgccttttTTAGTACAGTTCAGTCAATGTAGATATAAAA is a window encoding:
- the LOC138663927 gene encoding gastrula zinc finger protein XlCGF66.1-like → MDRDRDKMERVLHLTLEILFRLTGEDYTVVKKTSSERCQDSVSEGWGRPLSPITGPPLHPLIQEDINDQKILELAYKMIELLTGEVPIRCEDVTIYFSIEEWKYVEGHKDLYKDVMMEVPQPLTSPVLSSKKTTPERCPRPLRPQDCKQENPHVPQDHQVDGEKVS